The following are from one region of the Tepidamorphus gemmatus genome:
- a CDS encoding MBL fold metallo-hydrolase, protein MSGIGPAMTLRIWGARGSTPSAGPDTERYGGETTSLEVVIGGRSVLIDCGSGARALARRLTEQGVNEIDILFSHFHLDHICGLPFFAPAYNPATTLRLWSGHLAPEMDPRAAICRIMSPPIFPVAFDCLAACECLRFVPPDPVRLAGDVIVETLALNHPNGATGFRFRAGGRTLVTVTDHEHGDPAVDAAVEAFVQGADVMLYDGMFEDAEYGNFVGWGHSTWQKGLELANRAEVRIPVIVHHHPDRTDLELDRIAELARVMHPGAIIGRQGLELTF, encoded by the coding sequence ATGAGCGGTATCGGACCGGCGATGACGCTGCGCATCTGGGGCGCCCGCGGCTCGACGCCATCGGCGGGACCGGATACCGAGCGCTACGGCGGCGAGACGACATCGCTCGAGGTCGTCATCGGCGGCCGGTCCGTGCTCATCGACTGCGGGTCCGGCGCCCGGGCGCTGGCGCGCCGGCTGACCGAGCAGGGTGTGAACGAAATCGACATCCTGTTCAGCCACTTCCACCTCGATCACATCTGCGGTCTGCCGTTCTTCGCGCCCGCCTACAATCCCGCGACCACGCTGCGGCTGTGGTCCGGCCATCTGGCACCAGAGATGGATCCGCGCGCGGCAATCTGCCGCATCATGTCGCCACCGATCTTTCCGGTCGCATTCGATTGCCTGGCCGCGTGCGAGTGCCTGCGGTTCGTACCGCCCGACCCGGTGAGACTTGCCGGCGACGTGATTGTCGAGACGCTCGCACTCAACCACCCCAACGGCGCGACCGGCTTCCGCTTCCGCGCCGGCGGCCGCACGCTCGTCACCGTCACCGATCACGAACACGGCGATCCTGCGGTCGATGCCGCAGTGGAGGCGTTCGTGCAGGGCGCCGACGTCATGCTCTATGATGGAATGTTCGAGGACGCCGAATATGGCAACTTCGTCGGATGGGGCCATTCGACCTGGCAGAAGGGGCTCGAGCTTGCCAACCGGGCCGAGGTGCGGATCCCGGTCATTGTCCATCATCATCCCGACCGCACGGACCTCGAACTGGACCGCATCGCCGAGCTCGCCCGGGTCATGCATCCGGGCGCCATCATCGGACGTCAGGGCCTCGAGCTGACGTTCTGA
- a CDS encoding cyclic nucleotide-binding domain-containing protein: MSINSEVESLRSIPMFKGIEPAKLRLLAFISERITFRPGEVLCKQGEPGDSAYIILSGMADVLVDTGGGHLRKVAEIRQNDVVGEIAILCDTPRTATVTAASDLVALNISKDNFFKLLKEFPEVSLEVMRVLARRLERTTRDLADVRGKLADIGAA; encoded by the coding sequence ATGAGCATCAACTCGGAAGTCGAATCGCTGCGCAGCATCCCGATGTTCAAGGGCATCGAACCGGCGAAGCTGAGGCTCCTTGCCTTCATCAGCGAGCGGATCACGTTCCGGCCGGGCGAGGTGCTGTGCAAGCAGGGCGAGCCCGGCGACTCGGCCTACATCATCCTGTCCGGCATGGCGGACGTGCTGGTCGACACCGGCGGCGGCCATCTGCGCAAGGTCGCCGAGATCAGGCAGAACGACGTCGTCGGCGAGATCGCCATCCTGTGTGACACGCCGCGGACAGCGACCGTCACGGCCGCCAGCGACCTCGTCGCCCTGAACATTTCCAAGGACAACTTCTTCAAGCTGCTCAAGGAATTTCCGGAGGTGTCGCTGGAGGTGATGCGCGTTCTCGCGCGCCGGCTGGAACGCACGACACGCGACCTCGCCGATGTGCGCGGCAAGCTCGCCGACATCGGAGCGGCCTGA